In Doryrhamphus excisus isolate RoL2022-K1 chromosome 7, RoL_Dexc_1.0, whole genome shotgun sequence, one genomic interval encodes:
- the alg10 gene encoding dol-P-Glc:Glc(2)Man(9)GlcNAc(2)-PP-Dol alpha-1,2-glucosyltransferase, producing the protein MTMDKFEGYIFTALCSTNFLVSCLLFSKITREQREPYMDEIFHVPQAQTYCHGKFNEWDPMITTLPGLYLVSVGIIKPVVRVADITGDVVCSTAMLRFINLLFNGGILYLLYRLVCRLHPREKTRTAARRILSALSLSTFPVLYFFNFLYYTDAGSTFFILFTYLMTLHGCHKAAALLGVGAVFFRQTNIIWVAFCAGTLVAAQMDDAWRVAHAKKTDERSFQVPLSWSGAKRVLLFTLEFLTSRSHVKAVLLVAWPYVLVGVAFLCFVWLNDGIVVGDRTSHEACLNVPQLFYFLAFSLFFSLPVSLCYQRVLRFLQALKRQPLFFLISAVISLLLVWKFTAVHKYLLADNRHFTFYVWKRLFQKHELVRFLLIPAYVFAGWNFLDSLKSRSLFWSLAFLACLLAATVPQKLLEFRYFIVPYLMYRLHMPIPSLPRLVLEFLLYTAINATTIYIFITKTFHWPDSGATQRFMW; encoded by the exons ATGACGATGGATAAATTCGAAGGCTACATATTCACTGCTCTGTGCAGCACCAACTTTCTGGTATCCTGCCTGCTGTTCTCCAAAATCACCCGGGAGCAAAGAGAGCCGTACATGGATGAGATTTTTCATGTGCCTCAGGCTCAAACGTACTGCCATGGAAAATTCAACGAG TGGGACCCGATGATCACCACCTTGCCGGGACTCTACCTGGTCTCGGTGGGCATCATCAAACCTGTGGTGCGTGTCGCTGACATTACAGGTGATGTGGTGTGTTCAACAGCCATGCTGCGCTTCATCAACCTCCTCTTCAACGGCGGCATCCTTTACCTGCTCTACCGGCTGGTCTGCAGGCTGCACCCGAGGGAGAAG ACACGAACAGCCGCTCGCCGCATCCTCTCCGCATTGTCGCTCTCCACCTTCCCCGTGCTCTACTTCTTCAACTTCCTGTATTACACGGACGCCGGCTCTACTTTCTTCATCCTCTTCACCTACCTCATGACGCTGCATGGCTGCCACAAGGCCGCAGCGCTCCTTGGAGTCGGCGCCGTTTTCTTCCGCCAGACCAACATCATCTGGGTGGCGTTCTGCGCGGGTACCCTGGTGGCCGCCCAGATGGACGACGCCTGGAGGGTGGCGCACGCCAAGAAGACAGACGAGAGGTCGTTCCAGGTCCCTCTCTCTTGGAGTGGAGCTAAAAGAGTCCTGCTTTTCACTCTGGAGTTCCTAACTTCCAGGAGTCATGTGAAGGCGGTGCTGTTGGTTGCGTGGCCCTACGTGCTGGTGGGTGTGGCCTTCCTCTGCTTCGTATGGCTCAACGATGGGATTGTAGTGGGTGACCGCACAAGCCACGAAGCCTGCCTCAATGTCCCTCAGCTCTTCTACTTCCTCGCCTTCTCCCTCTTCTTCTCCCTGCCCGTGTCGCTGTGTTACCAGCGTGTGCTTCGCTTCCTGCAGGCGCTGAAAAGGCAGCCGCTTTTCTTCCTCATCAGCGCCGTCATCTCCTTGCTCCTGGTGTGGAAGTTCACCGCCGTGCACAAGTACCTTCTGGCAGACAACCGTCACTTCACCTTCTACGTGTGGAAAAGGCTCTTCCAGAAGCACGAGCTGGTGCGCTTCCTCCTCATCCCCGCCTACGTGTTCGCCGGATGGAACTTCCTGGATTCGCTCAAATCGCGCTCGCTCTTCTGGAGCTTGGCGTTCCTGGCGTGCCTCCTGGCCGCCACCGTACCACAGAAGCTCCTAGAATTCCGCTACTTCATCGTCCCGTACCTGATGTACCGTCTGCACATGCCCATCCCGTCCCTACCCCGACTGGTGCTGGAGTTCCTTCTGTATACGGCCATCAACGCCACCACCATCTACATCTTCATCACCAAGACGTTCCACTGGCCGGACAGTGGCGCCACACAGCGGTTCATGTGGTGA
- the tprkb gene encoding EKC/KEOPS complex subunit TPRKB, with product MHLSHELELFPDLNVTQILFKDVKNATELRQNAVDGTITGALINPTMLVSPFQVLVAANKAVHLNKTGKMKTRSLFSEIIFNLSPTNNISEAFRRFGISDGDDSVLVVLVHNKEESQLVTDITAKVDGQQVPLDDLSSLSDHAKIKKLYKITPQEEKCGTLLDAVVCRMATKDVM from the exons ATGCATTTATCTCATGAACTGGAACTTTTCCCTGACCTCAATGTGACCCAGATACTTTTCAAAGATGTCAAAAATGCCACCGAGCTGAGACAAAATGCAGTGGACGGGACAATAACCGGTGCCCTGATCAACCCCACGATG CTGGTGAGTCCCTTCCAAGTGTTAGTGGCCGCAAATAAGGCAGTCCACTTAAACAAAACTGGTAAAATGAAGACAAGAAGCTTGTTTTCAGAGATCATCTTCAACCTGTCACCTACTAACAAT ATCTCAGAGGCCTTCAGGAGGTTCGGGATTTCAGATGGTGACGACTCCGTCCTAGTGGTCTTGGTCCACAACAAAGAGGAATCCCAACTTGTGACAGACATCACAGCCAAAGTGGATGGACAGCAGGTTCCGCTGGATGACTTGTCCTCCCTCTCAGACCATGCAAAGATTAAAAAG CTGTACAAAATCACACCCCAGGAGGAGAAGTGTGGGACTCTTCTGGATGCAGTCGTATGCAGAATGGCCACCAAGGATGTCATGTAG
- the srr gene encoding L-threonine dehydratase catabolic TdcB, which yields MADEVSADSVTLNLLLNARETVRSSPLGVINTPMIPWSQTTLPPNNARNIHIKLENMQRTGSFKIRGVANQFARRPNGGHFVTMSAGNYGKAFAYASKHYGSKGKVVMPETAPVSRSVLIQSYGVDVERVPTSCLMNVVKRCVQEDNMTFLHSYDDLDLIAGHASLGLEVLEVVPEPDVMVVCCGGGGLLAGVAAAVKLSGCKKTRIYGVEPEGACTMFKSFIEKRPVDMDTHSIASGLAPPFAGTLPYELCQRYVEGIVLVSDDDIKAAVSTLYKAGLVVEPSGSAAYAAIASNKIPKLEGKDVVCILSGGNLGKDELGNFPD from the exons ATGGCTGATGAGGTGTCTGCTGACAGTGTCACCCTGAATCTCCTGTTAAATGCCAGGGAGACAGTAAGAAGCAGCCCCCTGGGGGTCATCAACACCCCCATGATACCCTGGAGCCAGACCACCTTGCCTCCCAACAACGCTCGCAACATCCACATCAaattggagaacatgcaaagaacTG GGTCCTTCAAAATTAGAGGGGTGGCCAATCAGTTTGCCAGGAGACCAAACGGTGGTCATTTTGTCACCATGTCTGCTGGAAATTATGGGAAGGCGTTTGCGTATGCGTCAAAACACTATGGGTCGAAAGGGAAAGTAGTGATGCCTGAAACTGCACCAGTGTCCAGATCCGTTCTTATCCAG AGTTACGGGGTAGATGTGGAGCGAGTTCCCACTTCCTGCCTGATGAATGTGGTGAAGCGTTGTGTTCAAGAGGACAACATGACCTTCCTGCACTCCTATGATGACCTTGATCTGATAGCAGGCCATGCCAG TCTGGGTCTGGAGGTCCTGGAGGTGGTGCCTGAGCCTGATGTGATGGTTGTGTGCTGCGGAGGTGGTGGACTGCTGGCCGGGGTGGCAGCTGCAGTTAAACTATCAGGCTGCAAGAAGACCAGAATCTATGGTGTGGAACCAGAAGGAG CCTGCACCATGTTTAAGAGCTTCATAGAGAAGAGGCCGGtggacatggacacacacagtATTGCATCAGGACTTGCACCGCCATTCGCAG GCACGCTGCCCTACGAGTTGTGCCAGCGTTACGTGGAAGGAATTGTCCTGGTGAGCGATGATGACATCAAGGCGGCCGTGTCCACGCTCTACAAGGCGGGCCTGGTGGTGGAGCCATCAGGGTCCGCTGCTTATGCCGCCATCGCTTCCAACAAGATACCTAAACTTGAGGGGAAGGACGTTGTCTGTATTCTAAGCGGTGGGAACCTCGGCAAAGACGAGCTCGGAAACTTCCCAGACTGA